GATCAGCCTCAGTCAGGACCTGCATCGGATCCTTTAGGTCGTATTCGGAAGTTCCATTAAATAATTTTAATATTTCGGAGCCCGCTTGCCTGGAAGCAGACTGAAAGACATCCAAAATATCGGATCGCAATGTCACCAGAAGGATTAAGGATTGTTCGGATCTTCTTGAGGGGAAGAATTCTGATCCGAATCCGCAGAAGGATTCGCCTGAGGCGCAGGCGGAATATCATCTAGAATAGAAGGTCTCTTGGACTTTTTCTTTTCATGCGCAGGCGCAGAAATCGTCCTGATCTGAAGATACTTTCCAAACACCCAACCTTGCACAGTCTCAGTAAATGCATCTTTGTACTTGGTGTTTACTAAAACCTTGAAATAAAAGTCTTCGATTCTCTTTCCTTCGATAGGAATGATATAAGCTGCGGAACTCTTTCCGAGGACTTTTCCGACTTCGCCAATCTCCAGATCTCGGATCTTCTGAGCTCCTACATAAGGATCTCTCATTAAAGGAGTCTTGTCAGCAATAACGGTCATGTATTTGCCGAAAGCCTTGAGCTTATAGAGCCTAAGACTAATTTCCTTAACAATCGCCTCAGAATTAGAGTTTGCATCAAGAATTCTTAATAAAGCAAAGATCGCGAACGAATTCTTTTGCTCAGTAAGAGTGTCTAAGATCTGATTTCTTAAATTAGGTTTTGCAGCAAAAGAATCTTCTAAGATCTTCATAGAAGTTCTGGTCTTATGCCTTCCTAAGGCCTCGACAGCCGCTTTCTGGAAATCTTCATCATTAGAATTTAGATAATCTATAAAAATACGAATATCATCCGGAACTTGGTAATAACCTAATCCTAGAATAGAAGCCTTAACGATCTCCTTATCATCCGAGGTAAGTCCCTTTTTCAAA
Above is a window of Leptospira semungkisensis DNA encoding:
- a CDS encoding HEAT repeat domain-containing protein; protein product: MQSRITFRLLLAVLLLALSAGSYFSPLFSQADPQPSSEQAPADPQTDPSSENAPTDPQPSTEKPKKPVVDKETKRYNEQFKHGLLKVFEAEANHRFAVLDKYGLTHPIPRVRAAAALALGRLGNKAGVKTIHKMIDRDGEYVRQAAYKGLADIGARASLDYFYAGAKSPDRDIRVYSFRGMGKTMDPGAREVLLKKGLTSDDKEIVKASILGLGYYQVPDDIRIFIDYLNSNDEDFQKAAVEALGRHKTRTSMKILEDSFAAKPNLRNQILDTLTEQKNSFAIFALLRILDANSNSEAIVKEISLRLYKLKAFGKYMTVIADKTPLMRDPYVGAQKIRDLEIGEVGKVLGKSSAAYIIPIEGKRIEDFYFKVLVNTKYKDAFTETVQGWVFGKYLQIRTISAPAHEKKKSKRPSILDDIPPAPQANPSADSDQNSSPQEDPNNP